In one window of Lentimicrobiaceae bacterium DNA:
- a CDS encoding diacylglycerol kinase family protein, translating to MKKKSSFVGSFKYALNGILLLFKRHRNFKIQFTIGILVVICAFIFKVSVYQWIAVLLCIGLVLSLEAINTVLEIIMDKIQPEYCDTIKTAKDIAAGAVLIAAVISAVIGLIIFVPYILKIFI from the coding sequence ATGAAAAAGAAAAGTTCATTTGTCGGTAGTTTTAAATATGCTTTAAACGGTATTTTATTACTGTTTAAACGACATAGAAACTTTAAAATTCAATTTACAATTGGGATTTTGGTGGTAATTTGTGCTTTTATTTTTAAAGTTTCAGTTTACCAGTGGATAGCGGTTTTACTGTGTATAGGTTTGGTTTTATCGTTAGAAGCCATTAATACAGTATTGGAAATTATTATGGATAAAATACAACCCGAATATTGCGATACAATAAAAACGGCTAAAGATATAGCAGCAGGTGCTGTGCTTATAGCGGCTGTTATTTCAGCTGTAATCGGATTGATAATATTTGTTCCTTACATCTTAAAAATATTTATATAA
- the ffh gene encoding signal recognition particle protein, with the protein MFENLSEKLERSFKILKGQGYITEINVAETLKDVRKALLDADVSYKVAKEFTDNVKEKSLGQGVLTSVSPSQLMVKIVRDELAMLMGGEKADINIKGKPAVILLSGLQGSGKTTLAAKLANFLKTKKNKKVLLVACDVYRPAAIEQLKVLGEQIGVEVYSEPENKNVVKIAKSALSHAKSFGFDIVVVDTAGRLAIDDLMMNEIKSLKEALNPQETLFVVDAMTGQDAVNTAKTFNDTLDFDGVVLTKLDGDTRGGAALTIRSVVNKPIKFVGIGEKIDAIDVFHPDRMADRILGMGDIVTLVEKAQEQYDETEARKLQKKIAKNQFDFNDFIDQIKQIKKMGNVKDLLGMIPGMGKALKNVDIDDDAFKGIEAIIQSMTPYERANPAVLNGSRRKRIALGSGTNIQEVNRLIKQFDDTRKMMRSITTNGGAKNLARKIKKRR; encoded by the coding sequence ATGTTTGAAAATTTAAGCGAGAAGTTAGAACGCTCATTTAAGATACTAAAAGGACAGGGTTACATAACTGAGATAAATGTCGCCGAGACACTGAAAGACGTTAGGAAAGCATTGTTAGATGCTGACGTCAGCTACAAGGTTGCAAAAGAATTTACCGATAATGTTAAAGAAAAATCCTTAGGGCAAGGAGTATTAACATCGGTATCGCCAAGCCAATTGATGGTGAAAATTGTTCGCGACGAGTTGGCTATGCTTATGGGCGGCGAAAAAGCCGACATCAATATAAAAGGCAAACCGGCAGTAATACTATTGTCGGGATTGCAAGGTAGCGGTAAAACTACATTGGCAGCAAAACTTGCAAATTTTCTTAAAACCAAAAAGAACAAAAAAGTGTTATTAGTCGCCTGCGACGTTTACCGTCCTGCAGCTATAGAGCAGTTGAAGGTATTGGGCGAACAAATAGGCGTTGAAGTATATTCGGAACCCGAAAATAAAAATGTAGTTAAAATTGCTAAATCGGCGCTGAGCCACGCTAAGAGCTTCGGCTTTGATATTGTGGTAGTAGATACCGCCGGTAGACTTGCCATCGACGATTTGATGATGAATGAGATTAAAAGCCTTAAAGAAGCTTTGAATCCGCAGGAAACACTTTTCGTTGTTGATGCAATGACGGGTCAAGACGCGGTTAATACAGCCAAAACCTTCAACGATACGCTTGATTTCGACGGTGTTGTTTTAACCAAACTCGATGGTGATACTCGTGGTGGTGCAGCTCTAACAATACGCTCAGTAGTAAACAAGCCTATAAAATTTGTCGGAATAGGCGAAAAAATTGATGCTATCGATGTTTTTCACCCCGACAGAATGGCTGACCGTATTTTGGGTATGGGCGACATTGTTACCCTTGTTGAAAAAGCTCAAGAACAATACGACGAAACCGAAGCTCGAAAACTTCAGAAAAAAATTGCTAAAAACCAGTTCGACTTTAACGACTTTATTGACCAAATAAAACAGATTAAGAAAATGGGTAACGTTAAAGACTTATTGGGTATGATACCCGGTATGGGTAAGGCTCTTAAAAATGTTGATATAGACGATGACGCATTTAAAGGCATTGAAGCTATTATACAAAGTATGACTCCGTACGAAAGAGCAAATCCTGCTGTGCTTAACGGCTCCCGACGTAAAAGAATTGCTTTGGGAAGCGGTACAAATATTCAAGAAGTAAACAGACTTATAAAACAATTTGACGACACTAGAAAAATGATGAGAAGCATTACCACAAACGGTGGAGCCAAAAATCTTGCAAGAAAAATTAAAAAAAGAAGATAA
- a CDS encoding ATPase: MIIVADVGNTTADWGVIHKGEILYYKTTGFSPYFTKPSEIINLLEKELLPNIDVKLVRSLFFYGTSCSSDVNKNIIKETLSNIFGNAEIFVDSDLLAAAKALCGNNEGIACILGTGSNSCYYNGNKIQDNKLSLGYILGDQGSGAYLGKRLLYDYFHNKLPDNLKQELTKFANVSDKEIISNLYSTDKPSSYLASFAPFLHKHNNNKYVNDLLTDSFNEFIVNCVKIYPESKHLPINFVGSIAYLYKDLISTLLKNNDLQAGKFISSPIKDLSIFHKELGI, translated from the coding sequence ATGATTATAGTTGCCGACGTTGGAAATACTACAGCAGATTGGGGAGTGATACACAAAGGCGAAATATTGTATTACAAAACAACCGGATTTAGTCCGTATTTCACAAAGCCAAGTGAAATAATAAATTTGTTGGAAAAAGAACTTTTGCCAAACATTGACGTTAAACTTGTGCGCTCACTGTTCTTTTACGGTACGAGCTGCAGCTCCGATGTAAACAAAAATATTATAAAAGAAACTCTTTCTAATATTTTTGGCAATGCTGAAATTTTTGTCGATAGCGACTTGCTTGCCGCCGCTAAAGCTCTATGCGGAAACAATGAAGGCATTGCCTGTATTTTAGGAACAGGCTCAAACTCGTGCTATTACAACGGCAACAAAATACAAGATAATAAACTGTCATTGGGCTACATATTAGGCGATCAAGGTAGCGGAGCTTACTTAGGTAAAAGACTACTGTACGATTATTTTCACAATAAATTGCCCGACAACTTGAAACAAGAGCTTACAAAATTTGCTAATGTCAGCGATAAGGAAATAATAAGCAACTTGTATTCAACCGACAAGCCAAGCAGCTATTTGGCAAGTTTCGCACCTTTTTTGCACAAACACAACAACAACAAATATGTAAATGACTTGTTAACCGATAGTTTTAACGAGTTTATAGTGAATTGTGTTAAAATTTATCCCGAAAGCAAACACTTACCTATCAATTTTGTAGGCTCAATTGCCTACTTATATAAAGATTTAATCTCGACTTTACTCAAAAACAACGACTTGCAAGCTGGAAAGTTTATTTCTTCACCTATAAAGGATTTGAGCATTTTTCACAAAGAGCTAGGCATATAA
- the yaaA gene encoding peroxide stress protein YaaA gives MIILLSPAKTLDFETATPVKDTSTPNFIKQANTLQNELAKFNYQDLAKLMTISDNLAQLNEMRYKNWNKAEERQAIYAYKGDVYEGLDAYSLSKKQINFAQKHVVIISGLYGALKPLDLIKPYRLDMSTKLKVDKNNNLYSFWGDKITEYVNLLLKENKSDIVVNLASNEYFKAIDTKKLNAKIVTPIFKDFSNGQYKVISFLAKKARGLMTRYIVENEINKPEDLIGFNDSGYMYKGDISTKDTLYFYRG, from the coding sequence ATGATAATACTACTTTCTCCAGCAAAAACTCTTGATTTTGAAACCGCTACACCGGTTAAAGACACAAGCACCCCAAATTTTATAAAACAAGCTAATACCCTTCAAAACGAGTTGGCTAAATTTAATTATCAGGATTTGGCAAAACTGATGACAATATCCGATAATTTGGCTCAGCTAAACGAAATGCGATACAAAAATTGGAACAAAGCCGAAGAAAGACAAGCAATATATGCCTACAAAGGCGATGTTTACGAAGGTTTGGACGCATATTCATTATCGAAAAAACAAATAAATTTTGCCCAAAAACATGTAGTAATAATTTCGGGGCTGTACGGAGCTTTAAAACCATTAGACCTTATAAAACCATACAGATTAGATATGAGCACAAAACTTAAAGTCGATAAAAACAACAACTTGTATTCTTTTTGGGGTGATAAAATAACTGAATATGTGAATTTATTACTAAAGGAAAACAAATCGGATATCGTTGTCAACTTAGCCAGCAACGAGTATTTCAAAGCAATTGACACAAAAAAACTAAACGCTAAAATTGTAACTCCAATATTTAAAGATTTTAGTAACGGACAATACAAGGTGATTTCGTTTTTGGCAAAAAAAGCCAGAGGACTTATGACAAGATACATTGTTGAAAACGAAATAAACAAACCCGAAGACTTAATCGGATTTAACGATAGCGGTTACATGTACAAAGGTGATATTTCAACAAAGGACACCTTGTATTTTTACAGAGGATAA
- a CDS encoding C10 family peptidase: protein MKKIFSIFIAIFIVSRFAVMAGTVSVDKAQQLANNFMAGMSAKTNIELLQVSTYENNNNIYAFIFDYGDNGFVVTSTNDAITPILAYSTDSKFELIPPVQLWLEIISNEIEDLLQRDYSEPINARMWEDANMLIGANSPAVNPLMTTIWDQDTWYNYYCPVAAGGPGGKAYAGCVATSMGQIMKFHNFPEKGVLSHTYVHSEFGAQTANFGNTTYQWSGMGNTANAGSYTQIARILRDAGVAVNMNYSANGSGAYSSDVPWAMSQYFNYNPLTIKYVEKNSYTNAQWISMLKTELDNSRPMYYSGVTQNNEGHAWVCDGYNTNDMFHMNWGWSGYSNGYFNVTASMASVGGTFSKNFAAVIGIQPYNADLIVRLQNTRYGQMKSKHSTICWSMEKGNATSISLLVDDNVVFTGSGTDTQFKLNDPNLSYDNHNIKVRAINGNDTVYNLADVIISDWEQIPSGFNQPSRGINYISAVDTNVIWAVGYNGVDPTKTINEFTRSIDGGKTWSSGEIIGGNTYGIGNICGVNENVAYATVYNGVGAQDNNCGVYKTTDGGATWTKKGNALQGSASFANNVHFWDENVGMCHGDVKDGYFEIYTTTNGGNTWTRVPKSDIGQGANPLSGEGAWTTVIEAVDENTVMFGSNKSNLYISDDRGLTWRISSTGIAANPQGGGINTIAFKDKMNGIAGQTIGTPKLKSTNDGGATWTDLALTGAFMTAGLDFVEGTENTYVCTGSAQGKTGAAVSFDGGNTWEKFAKTEAYQFLDVDAKSPSHIWAGGFCTVDLLDGIFSYQGVLIPELTFEPIINLTATVDESTVVLNWTAPQGQVPTSYKVYRDQQFLASTSSVTYTDNNVPNGQHNYCVVAVYPEGESDEVCIVSWVTTNIELEDAAYRIYPNPTSNLLNIVSPRVFNEVRLYNNSGRLVYKDFGKYSNKVIDVSNLSTGIYFIKLIFDDNVISKKVVVR, encoded by the coding sequence ATGAAAAAGATATTTTCAATTTTCATCGCAATTTTTATTGTGAGCCGATTTGCTGTTATGGCAGGCACGGTTTCTGTCGATAAGGCTCAGCAGCTTGCCAATAATTTTATGGCAGGTATGTCGGCAAAAACTAATATTGAGCTTCTGCAAGTTTCTACGTACGAAAACAACAATAATATTTATGCTTTTATTTTTGATTATGGCGATAACGGTTTTGTTGTTACTTCGACAAACGATGCCATTACTCCAATATTGGCATATTCTACCGACAGTAAGTTCGAGTTAATTCCACCTGTTCAACTTTGGTTAGAAATTATTAGCAACGAAATTGAAGATTTGTTACAGAGAGATTATTCCGAACCTATTAATGCTCGTATGTGGGAAGATGCAAATATGCTTATAGGGGCAAATAGTCCTGCAGTCAATCCTTTGATGACAACCATTTGGGATCAGGATACTTGGTACAATTATTATTGTCCTGTTGCAGCAGGAGGTCCCGGAGGTAAGGCATATGCTGGCTGTGTTGCAACTTCTATGGGTCAGATAATGAAATTCCATAATTTCCCCGAAAAAGGTGTTCTTTCGCATACTTACGTTCATAGCGAATTTGGTGCACAAACCGCCAACTTTGGTAATACAACATACCAATGGAGTGGCATGGGAAATACGGCAAATGCCGGCAGTTATACTCAAATTGCAAGAATTTTGCGCGATGCAGGAGTTGCCGTAAATATGAACTACAGCGCTAACGGTTCAGGAGCATACTCAAGCGATGTTCCTTGGGCTATGTCACAATATTTTAACTACAATCCGCTTACCATTAAGTATGTAGAAAAAAATTCGTACACCAATGCACAGTGGATTAGCATGCTTAAAACCGAATTGGACAATTCTCGTCCTATGTACTATTCGGGTGTTACTCAAAACAACGAAGGACACGCATGGGTTTGCGATGGCTACAATACTAATGATATGTTTCATATGAATTGGGGCTGGAGTGGTTATTCCAACGGCTATTTCAATGTTACGGCTTCTATGGCTTCTGTGGGAGGAACTTTTTCTAAGAATTTTGCAGCAGTTATAGGTATTCAACCGTACAATGCCGATTTAATCGTCAGACTACAAAATACTCGTTACGGTCAAATGAAGTCGAAACATTCTACCATTTGTTGGTCTATGGAAAAAGGAAATGCTACATCAATTTCTTTATTAGTTGATGATAATGTTGTTTTCACCGGCTCGGGAACCGACACACAATTCAAATTGAATGACCCAAATCTATCATACGACAATCATAACATTAAAGTACGTGCCATCAACGGCAACGATACGGTTTACAACTTAGCAGATGTTATTATTTCCGATTGGGAACAAATACCAAGCGGATTTAATCAACCAAGTAGGGGTATTAACTACATAAGCGCAGTTGATACTAACGTTATTTGGGCTGTAGGTTACAACGGTGTTGATCCTACAAAAACTATAAATGAGTTCACAAGGTCTATTGATGGTGGAAAAACATGGAGTTCGGGCGAAATAATAGGAGGCAACACATACGGAATAGGAAATATTTGCGGTGTCAACGAAAATGTTGCGTACGCTACCGTGTATAACGGAGTTGGAGCGCAAGATAACAATTGCGGAGTTTATAAAACCACCGACGGCGGTGCCACGTGGACTAAAAAAGGAAATGCTTTGCAAGGTTCGGCTTCGTTTGCTAATAACGTTCATTTTTGGGATGAAAACGTTGGAATGTGCCATGGCGACGTGAAAGACGGCTACTTTGAAATATATACTACAACCAACGGTGGTAATACTTGGACAAGAGTTCCAAAAAGCGATATAGGTCAGGGTGCTAACCCTTTAAGTGGCGAAGGAGCTTGGACTACCGTTATAGAAGCTGTTGACGAAAACACAGTTATGTTTGGGTCAAATAAATCGAATTTGTACATTTCTGACGACCGTGGCTTAACCTGGAGAATTTCGAGTACAGGAATAGCTGCAAATCCGCAAGGGGGAGGTATTAACACTATCGCTTTTAAAGATAAAATGAATGGTATTGCCGGTCAAACAATAGGAACTCCTAAACTTAAATCGACTAATGATGGTGGTGCTACATGGACTGACTTAGCCTTAACAGGTGCATTTATGACCGCCGGCTTAGATTTTGTTGAAGGTACTGAAAACACCTACGTTTGTACAGGTTCGGCACAAGGCAAAACAGGTGCTGCTGTCAGCTTCGACGGCGGAAACACATGGGAAAAATTTGCTAAAACAGAAGCGTATCAATTCTTAGATGTTGACGCTAAAAGTCCAAGTCATATATGGGCAGGAGGCTTTTGTACAGTCGATTTACTTGACGGAATTTTTTCATACCAGGGAGTTTTAATTCCTGAGCTTACTTTTGAACCTATTATTAATCTTACCGCTACTGTAGACGAGAGCACAGTTGTCTTGAATTGGACAGCTCCGCAAGGGCAAGTGCCTACAAGCTATAAAGTATATCGCGATCAACAATTTTTGGCTAGCACAAGCAGCGTAACGTACACAGATAATAATGTGCCAAATGGTCAGCATAACTACTGCGTTGTTGCGGTTTATCCCGAAGGCGAATCGGACGAGGTTTGTATCGTTAGCTGGGTAACTACAAACATCGAATTGGAAGATGCTGCATACAGAATATATCCTAACCCGACATCCAACTTGTTGAACATTGTTTCTCCACGAGTATTTAACGAAGTGCGTTTGTACAATAATTCGGGAAGACTTGTTTACAAAGATTTCGGTAAATATAGCAATAAAGTGATAGACGTAAGTAATTTGAGCACAGGTATTTACTTTATTAAGCTTATTTTCGACGACAATGTTATTAGCAAAAAAGTTGTTGTTAGGTAA